Below is a window of Pyrobaculum aerophilum str. IM2 DNA.
TATTACGCAATGGCTTTTTGGCGTAATCGGTAGCACCTCATTCCTTAGTCGCCGCGGCGCGGTTCCCAGAGCTGGTATTTGTCTGCACTTCTTATTAAAAATAGCGACAGGTAATTTTGCTGAGGGCAGATCTTCCAAGAGGGCGTGGTGGGCCTATCCCTTAAGAGTCACTTCTATTCCCTTGGCCCTAAGGAGTTCAATTATTTCTGTTCTTATAGGATTTTTTATGTTTTTTCTAAAAATAATTGTTTTTTTAATTGATATAGTATGTTTTTTCAAGATATTTTCTACTATATTTGTAGTAATATTTATATATTTGGGTACAACGTGTCCCAGATCAAATTCCCCCCTGAGCACGGAGTCGCTAATTGTGACATAGTGTAAATCCCCAATCGCCATTGTGGGAGTCGGGCCCTCGAACTCCTTGGTTAAAGCCTCTTCTAACGCCTGTGCCAAAACGCCAACCGCCCTCTTGTCTCTCCACTCAGCCTCGGTGCTGCCCACTTCTATAAATGTAGCAGACACCAGGGAAGTATTGGGCGCGTGGTGTGTAGCCTCAAAGGCGCATTCAAAAGGCTCGTACGCGTGTTTACACAAGGCTCTGAAAAGCGCCGATGCGAGGCGGGGATTAGCCACTGAGACGTCGGGCCAGCTACCGGGGGTGTGGACGGTGAACAACGGTCTTGGGTTGGACATTTCATGACGCGATATAAATATGGCGTATTTGCCGAGAGACGCCAATATATCCTCTCTATAAAACTCCGTGGGTTCGCCCTTATAAACTACTGCTGGTATCTCGCCGTACTTCCTCACTTCTATATCGCCTCTCGTCTCCACCAGCGGCATTGGGTGTAATTCGAGAAATGTCCGAGAAACTGGGTCGCCTAGAGAAAGCACTAAGACGTACACAACATGTAGAAGTTAAGGTAATAAAACAGCTCTGCCCATTACCCTGCCCCTCTCCATATCTTCATGCGCTTTTGCGGCGTCTTGAAGTTTATATTCAACATAGAGGGGTTTTATTAAGCCGCGTTTTAATAAGTCAAGGGCCTCGTATATATCCCAAGGCCGAAATGCCATGCTACCAATTACTCTTAGCTGTCTCAATATCACAAGAGCTGGGCTGAGCAACGCCTTTTCTCCCGTTACGTTGCCTATGACTACTACAGCGCCCGCCCTCTTTGCGAGTTTTAATGACCTCTCTAACGTGGGGGCCCCCACGGTATCTATAACCACGTCGAAGTCCTTCTCGCCTTCAGTGGCTACGCCCAAGCCCAGCTCTTTTAACACTGAAGCCTTTTCCGGCGATCTAGTCGACACGTACACCTCTGCTCCCCTCACTTTGGCCAGCTGGGCTATGTATATCCCAGTGCCCCCAGCCCCGACCACCAAGACCTTCTTTCTTTCAACGTCGATATGTTTAAGGACGTAGACGGCAGTGGAAATAGGACACGTCGCGAGAACAGCCGCTTTTGGATCAACGCCGTGAAATGGATGAGCGAATTTAGCCGGAATCACTACATACTCCCCATATGTGCCGTTTCGCATCTCGCCGAGAAGCTCCGCATTCCGACACAAATTCTCAAATCCCCTTCTGCAGTAATCACAAGTGCCATCGTAAATGGCTGAGAGAAAGACTCTCATGCCAATTAAATCCCTCTCCACGCCAGCGCCGACGTCTATCACTTTGCCAACTCCCTCATGGCCAGGTATAATAGGCGGTTTTACGTGGGGAAAAGCCCCCTTTCTAACCACTAGATCCCTCCCGCACACGCCAGCGGCTTCTATTTTTACAAGGACTTCGCCAGGTCCTGGCGTGGGGTCCGGAAGCTCTGTATATTGCAACGCCTCTTGGGGGGCTCCGAATTTAATTAACTGAACAGCCCTCATCTTAACACATCTTTATATTGTTCCTTTAGTATTTTCTTGTCTATTTTTCCTGTGCCTGTGAGGGGCAGTTGATTTGTAAATATTATTTTATCTGGTAGCCACCATTTTGGTATTTTCCCCGCCTCTACGAATTTCTCAAGGTGTTTAATTATGTCTTGTTCTGTGGCTGTTGCCCCTGGTTTTAATACCACCACTGCCACTGGCCTCTCGCCCCATTTCTCATGGGGTACTCCTATTACGGCGACTTGCGCCACTGCCGGGTGAGTGGAAATTAAATCTTCTAATTGGAGAGAAGATATCCACTCGCCCCCAGATTTTATCACGTCTTTAGCCCTGTCTACAATTCTCACGCGGCCGTCTGGAAGCCACACAGCCACGTCTCCAGTATGAAACCACCCCCCTCGCCAAGCCTCTTTAGTTTTTTCTAAATCCCCGAGATATTCAGGGGTGACCCAAGGAGCTCTAACAACAATCTCCCCAATACTTTTCCCATCACGAGGCACGGGGTTTAAATTCTCATCCACAACCATTAAATCAACAAGAGGAATAGGAAGACCAGTGGCAGTGAGGAGGCTGTAGTACTCATCGAGATCCCTGGGCATCTCTTCTGTATGTCTGAAGAAGCCGAGGGTTAATATTGGCGCTGTTTCCGTCATGCCGTATCCCACCCTGGGTATGAAGCCCGCCTCCGAGGCCTTTCTGGCAAGTTCTTTAGGCAAGGCAGCGCCGCCAACAGTGAAAATCGGCCTTATTTCTCTGATTTTCTCTATATATTTATGGAGGTCTGGCGCTGTGAGTAACATATATAACATTGTGGGCACGCCGGCTAGGCTCTTCACTTTCTCTTCTGCTATAAGTTTAACCACATGGTTGGGATCAAAGCGGCCGGGGTAAACCTGCCGCCAGCCTAATAACGCAAAAGTCCAGGGAGTTCCCCATCCGTGTACGTGGAACATAGGGACTAATTGTAGAAAAGTACAGAGATGTTCGGCGCACTCAGGCCTGGCAAAACCTCTATAGCCAGCAAAAGCGACGGCGCTGACAAGCGTGTGTAAAGTTAACGCTCTGTGTGTGAAGTACGCCCCCTTGGGCCTTCCAGTAGTTCCGCTAGTATATCCAATTGTGGCAACGGAGTCTTCACTAATCTCGGGGAATGGCTTTGGCTCCCCCTGTCTTATCACGTCCTCAATCTCCGGATCTCTTGTGGCGGCTCCCTGGCCGTCGGAAATTTGAATATACACCTTGACGGACTTTAAATGAGGCTTTAACTTCTCCACTAATGGGGCAAAGTCTCTGTGGTAAATTAACGCCTTATCTTGCGCGTGATTTACAATATAGACAAGGTCCTCAGGCGCCAGCCTCACATTAAGCGGGTGTAACACAGCGCCCATTCCGGGGACGGCCCAGTATAATTCAAAATGCCATATAGTGTTCCAGTCCATCGTCGCCACTTTATCGCCTGGGCCTATTCCCAACTGCCTTAGGCTATCGGCTAGGCGGAGCGTGCGCTCGTATTCGCGTCCATAAGTAGATCGTATGTTATTGCCGTGCGGCGGCAGATAGGCCACTTCAACATCTCCAAATACTTCTTTAACATACTTCCATATGTTATTTAAAGTGAGTTGGTATTTTTCCATG
It encodes the following:
- a CDS encoding D-aminoacyl-tRNA deacylase is translated as MYVLVLSLGDPVSRTFLELHPMPLVETRGDIEVRKYGEIPAVVYKGEPTEFYREDILASLGKYAIFISRHEMSNPRPLFTVHTPGSWPDVSVANPRLASALFRALCKHAYEPFECAFEATHHAPNTSLVSATFIEVGSTEAEWRDKRAVGVLAQALEEALTKEFEGPTPTMAIGDLHYVTISDSVLRGEFDLGHVVPKYINITTNIVENILKKHTISIKKTIIFRKNIKNPIRTEIIELLRAKGIEVTLKG
- a CDS encoding alcohol dehydrogenase catalytic domain-containing protein, producing MRAVQLIKFGAPQEALQYTELPDPTPGPGEVLVKIEAAGVCGRDLVVRKGAFPHVKPPIIPGHEGVGKVIDVGAGVERDLIGMRVFLSAIYDGTCDYCRRGFENLCRNAELLGEMRNGTYGEYVVIPAKFAHPFHGVDPKAAVLATCPISTAVYVLKHIDVERKKVLVVGAGGTGIYIAQLAKVRGAEVYVSTRSPEKASVLKELGLGVATEGEKDFDVVIDTVGAPTLERSLKLAKRAGAVVVIGNVTGEKALLSPALVILRQLRVIGSMAFRPWDIYEALDLLKRGLIKPLYVEYKLQDAAKAHEDMERGRVMGRAVLLP
- a CDS encoding long-chain-fatty-acid--CoA ligase, giving the protein MEKYQLTLNNIWKYVKEVFGDVEVAYLPPHGNNIRSTYGREYERTLRLADSLRQLGIGPGDKVATMDWNTIWHFELYWAVPGMGAVLHPLNVRLAPEDLVYIVNHAQDKALIYHRDFAPLVEKLKPHLKSVKVYIQISDGQGAATRDPEIEDVIRQGEPKPFPEISEDSVATIGYTSGTTGRPKGAYFTHRALTLHTLVSAVAFAGYRGFARPECAEHLCTFLQLVPMFHVHGWGTPWTFALLGWRQVYPGRFDPNHVVKLIAEEKVKSLAGVPTMLYMLLTAPDLHKYIEKIREIRPIFTVGGAALPKELARKASEAGFIPRVGYGMTETAPILTLGFFRHTEEMPRDLDEYYSLLTATGLPIPLVDLMVVDENLNPVPRDGKSIGEIVVRAPWVTPEYLGDLEKTKEAWRGGWFHTGDVAVWLPDGRVRIVDRAKDVIKSGGEWISSLQLEDLISTHPAVAQVAVIGVPHEKWGERPVAVVVLKPGATATEQDIIKHLEKFVEAGKIPKWWLPDKIIFTNQLPLTGTGKIDKKILKEQYKDVLR